In Scophthalmus maximus strain ysfricsl-2021 chromosome 5, ASM2237912v1, whole genome shotgun sequence, the sequence taactcttcctctcctctccacctcccagtaACAACGTCCAGTCAGACTCTCTCTACTCAGGACCTGAGGCCAAACAGTGAATCTGTCTGGGTGACTAGAATAAAACTGTTCTTCTCTCATTACtgttacttttctgtttccctcagatAAGAACAGACatttgtgtgctgtgtttggATCCAGTGTGATTTCCTGTGAATATGTTAAGAAttcctctctggtcttgggctctggttgtgacagtaaaacatccacttgagtcactgtccgtgagatgtttgtctctgactcggtcaggacgtcctgtagtcgacctctgacctctgacacagctgctgtcacagcctcaaAGTACCTGAGAGGACGGATGTTGATGCTGGATGAGTGTGTAGACGGACTGAGTGGTGTCAGTGAGGGGTAGTTGTGTAGAAACTGGTtgtgatcctctgtgtgtgagagctgcttcagttcagcgtctttcctcttcagctcagtgatctcctgctccagcttctcctgaagatctttgactcgactcacttcagtttcctgctgggatctgatctgctgcttcatgtcggagcttcttttctccaccagacggatcatctcagtgaagatcttctcactgtcctccactgctttgtcagcagagccattgacagcctccagctcctgttgaagcagcttcacatctttctctctgtcctggactCTCTGCTGGATTTCTTGTCGACTCAACtcgagctctctctgcctctccgtcctttctgctgcagctgtgactgtgtCGTGGCCTTTATGTtcgtccacagagcagagataacagatacactgctgatcggtgcggcagaacatcttcatcacctcatcgtgacgagagcagatgttctcctggagCTTGTTGGTGGGGTCCACCAGCTTGTGCTTCTTTAACGGAGGAACATCATAATGATGTTGCAGGtgtttttcacaataagaggccaaacaaaccaaacaggacttGACGGCTTTCAGTTTTCTCCCAGTGCAGAAATCACAGGCcacatcttcagctccagcgtagcagtgatcagcaggagcagcttgaAGTCCAGTCTTCTTCAACTGCTCCACTAAATCAGCCAACATGGTGTTTTTCCCCAGGACAGGCCTCAGTGTGAAGGTCTGTCTACACTGAGGGCAGCTGTagatcctcttctcatcctctttgtcccagtgggttttaatacagctcatacagtagctgtgtccacAGGGAATAGCCACCGGATCCTTCAGTAGATCCAGACAGATGGAACAAGAGAAGGATTCCCGCTCCAGCTCAACTCCTTTCTGCGCCATCTCACCTCTCAGTGACAAAAACGACTGTCTGAGTTTCAAGGTGTGAGAAGTGAAACTTAAGTCTGAGCTCTGATCTCAACAACATCTGTCTGCACAGTGAACGGGGCCTGTCAGCTCTGACACTTCACCACATGTTGGTTCCACCCATCTTCAACTTGTAGATCTAAAGGGGAGGGAACCAGGAAATCTGTGGACAGGGTGGAGCTCGCTGTGtttgagagcaggaagaagacggAGGGTGATCAGACTTTATTACATTCCAGTAAGAGGAGCAGCCGGACTTTTTGTCCTCGTTCACTTACCAAGAacattcttgctgtgaggcgacagtgctaaccgaTGACCCTCCATTCCTATTGGGTGGAACTTTCTAGAAAGGCTTTCAATCTTCCACGAATCAACTCCTCACAACTGCGCTCTGGTGTGTCACGTGTTTGCATGCACAGGATATTAACTATGAgagcagtctgtgtgtgtgtgtgtgtgtgtgtgtgtgtgtgtgtgtgtgagtgtgtgtgtgtgtgtgcgtacctCTGTTGGACAGCTTCTCCATCAGCATCCTGAAGCGTTGCACGACAGATGGGGAGACATCGTAGGTGTAAACCTCCTTCACCGGAACAGAGTGACACTTCCCAAACATGCCAtctgtgaacacaaacacacacacacacacacacacacacgcacacacacacgcacacgcacacacgcacacacacacacacacacacagacacacacacacacacacacagacacacacacacacacacacacacacacacacacacacacacacacacacacacacacatacaaccagAAAACACATACAACCAGAAATAAAACCTTGATCCTTGGTAAAGTGTGGTGCAGTTTTTAAACACCGCAGTGAtaggaataaatgaataaatatgagtGACAAAGTTCAACAACTCATATGTGTAGCCCGCTGCTGCATGCCCTCCAGCGCCGTCCAAGTTCCGTAGATGGTTGGATTTTCATTTATAGTTAATCATGTCAAACTTATAGAAGTAAAAAGTAGCTTGACATGATAACACTTGGGTAAACCACATGTATTTGAAAACTGTACTTTGTATTTAGTTGCTTTATTTAACTTTCCACCAGTGAATGGTGTTAATActtgaaatgtgtgtttctatgcTATACACATTACAATTATGCActtattgattattaattattaatcattatcattatcattatcattatcattatcgaTGTTGTGAAATGCATAATTTATGGTGTAAGCGCAGAGGACGCAACGTTCactagaaatgaaaaaaatctgtgcgtgtgcttgtttgtaatgtgtcattgtttcctgtgtggTAGTGCATGTCTCTCGCTGCATATCTGCACGTGTGAATGTACATGTGGGAGAGTGTGTACGTTGCGTAACCGCCCTCCCATACGCGCTCATTCAGGACTCTTGTCTATGAATAGCCGCTGCGTCACAGTGGTCGTCTCAATCGAACTGTAGAATCCATCTGTAAATAAAATGGCTTCTGACTGTTTCCTGTGGAACCGAGTAACATCTCAATTTGCTCCGGCAGAGCATCAGTCTCTTCCCGTTTACGCCATCAAATAGATTCCCCTCCAAGTAATATCCAAACAGTCATAACTAATCCAGGCTACGATTACACCTAAGAAGCCTAATCTGTAGCCGCGACAACGTGCAACAGACTCAAAGCGAGATCCTCTGCTCTCATGTAACAACCTCCCAGAAGCGACGTCTTGAATGATGCCTCATAAATACACTCGCATGCAAACATGAATCTCCGCAATTCATCGCCGTCCACTACCGGGCGGTAATTCAGAGCCAGACG encodes:
- the LOC118310885 gene encoding tripartite motif-containing protein 16-like codes for the protein MAQKGVELERESFSCSICLDLLKDPVAIPCGHSYCMSCIKTHWDKEDEKRIYSCPQCRQTFTLRPVLGKNTMLADLVEQLKKTGLQAAPADHCYAGAEDVACDFCTGRKLKAVKSCLVCLASYCEKHLQHHYDVPPLKKHKLVDPTNKLQENICSRHDEVMKMFCRTDQQCICYLCSVDEHKGHDTVTAAAERTERQRELELSRQEIQQRVQDREKDVKLLQQELEAVNGSADKAVEDSEKIFTEMIRLVEKRSSDMKQQIRSQQETEVSRVKDLQEKLEQEITELKRKDAELKQLSHTEDHNQFLHNYPSLTPLSPSTHSSSINIRPLRYFEAVTAAVSEVRGRLQDVLTESETNISRTVTQVDVLLSQPEPKTREEFLTYSQEITLDPNTAHKCLFLSEGNRKVTVMREEQFYSSHPDRFTVWPQVLSRESLTGRCYWEVERRGRVIVAVAYKNIIRAGISDECRFGFNDKSWMLYCCENSYIFYYNSINTPVSGPVSSRVGVYLDHSAGVLSFYSVSDTMTLLHRVQTTFTQTLCAGVGFYYVGDTAEFCKLK